Proteins from a genomic interval of Streptomyces sp. NBC_00820:
- a CDS encoding cytochrome P450 family protein gives MTSLTPVTGCPYALDAAGADIHAEATALRALGPAAPVVLPGGINAWSVTDPALIRRLLVHPDISKDASQHWPAYIDGEVPADWPLRIWVDVRNALSAYGTEHRRLRRALSTAFTARRVRALVPRIEEITDGLLDELQDAGPDETVDLRARFAWRLPLLVVNAILGVPDDLHDAFRDSIGRLFGTSTTPEEAVAAATAVYGLIGRLIEHKQRHPENDVTSQLVRAHADGEITQQELADSMMLLIGAGHETTVNLLDHATVLLLTHPDQLALVTSGKTAWEQVVEEALRLEAPIATIIMRFAVRDVTDEATGITFAQGDGLVINYAAAGRDPGVHGPDADDFDSTRDTAREHLAFGHGVHLCLGAELARIEARIALSALFARFPDLRLAVEPGELEPLPSFISNGHQSVPVHLGRSAGPASLAH, from the coding sequence ATGACCTCCCTGACCCCCGTCACCGGCTGCCCCTATGCCCTCGACGCAGCCGGCGCGGACATCCACGCCGAAGCCACCGCGCTGCGCGCCCTCGGACCGGCGGCCCCGGTGGTCCTCCCCGGCGGCATCAACGCCTGGTCGGTCACCGACCCCGCCCTCATACGCCGCCTGCTCGTCCACCCCGACATCTCCAAGGACGCCTCCCAGCACTGGCCCGCCTACATCGACGGGGAGGTCCCCGCCGACTGGCCCCTGCGCATCTGGGTCGACGTCCGCAACGCCCTGTCCGCATACGGCACCGAGCACCGCCGGCTGCGCCGCGCCCTCTCCACCGCCTTCACCGCACGCCGGGTACGCGCCCTCGTCCCGCGGATCGAGGAGATCACCGACGGGCTGCTGGACGAACTCCAGGACGCGGGCCCGGACGAGACCGTCGACCTGCGCGCCCGCTTCGCCTGGCGCCTGCCCCTCCTCGTCGTCAACGCGATCCTGGGCGTTCCCGACGACCTGCACGACGCGTTCCGGGACAGCATCGGCCGGCTCTTCGGCACCAGCACCACCCCCGAGGAAGCCGTCGCCGCCGCCACCGCCGTGTACGGGCTCATCGGCCGGCTGATCGAACACAAGCAGCGGCACCCCGAGAACGACGTGACGTCCCAGCTCGTCCGCGCCCACGCCGACGGCGAGATCACCCAGCAGGAACTGGCCGACAGCATGATGCTGCTCATCGGCGCCGGCCACGAGACGACCGTCAACCTGCTCGACCACGCCACGGTCCTCCTGCTCACCCATCCCGACCAGCTCGCCCTCGTCACCTCGGGCAAGACCGCCTGGGAACAGGTCGTCGAGGAGGCCCTGCGGCTGGAGGCCCCCATCGCGACGATCATCATGCGCTTCGCCGTACGCGACGTGACCGACGAAGCCACCGGGATCACCTTCGCCCAGGGCGACGGCCTGGTCATCAACTACGCCGCCGCCGGCCGCGACCCGGGCGTCCACGGCCCCGACGCCGACGACTTCGACAGCACGCGCGACACCGCCCGCGAGCACCTCGCCTTCGGCCACGGCGTGCACCTGTGCCTCGGCGCCGAACTCGCCCGCATCGAGGCACGCATCGCGCTCTCCGCCCTCTTCGCCCGCTTCCCCGACCTGCGCCTCGCCGTCGAACCCGGCGAACTCGAGCCGCTCCCCAGCTTCATCTCCAACGGTCACCAGAGCGTTCCCGTCCACCTCGGCCGGTCCGCCGGGCCGGCGTCCCTCGCGCACTAG
- a CDS encoding cytochrome P450 yields MNPHSPPAAQCPPGAHTSPSEAPLPIHGPEFDADPHATYRRLRLQGPIAPVEIAPGVYGYLAVTYRAVVHLLRNSPKLFAKDPTTNWEALRDGRVPADSPARMMMQPRDNALWKDGEEHLRLRGAITSALARVDTYAVTDAVARIADQLVDTFSAAGEADLVGQYADPLSMLTVIDLFSCPPELGERIVHAVTRLFAAGPDAADANADLESACLDLVRLKRDRPGRDIVTYLVQTGLGDEELVQTLLLVFGAAAPPAGKHIARGVQRYLTDERFSGSVHTGIRPVAAALEEVLWDDPPVANYCPLYAQGTQRIDHVLVEPGYPILCSFAAANRDPELAVAPDERVGNRAHLAFSAGPHACPAPGLARVISETAVERLLDRLTGLSLAIDADRIPPLPGTFLAGPAALPVRFQPHAPLAPAGK; encoded by the coding sequence ATGAACCCGCATTCCCCGCCCGCCGCGCAGTGTCCACCGGGTGCGCACACCTCACCGTCCGAGGCTCCGCTGCCGATCCACGGCCCGGAGTTCGACGCCGACCCCCACGCCACCTACCGGCGGCTCCGCCTGCAGGGCCCCATCGCCCCCGTCGAGATCGCCCCCGGCGTCTACGGCTACCTGGCCGTCACCTACCGTGCCGTCGTCCACCTCCTGCGCAACAGCCCGAAACTGTTCGCGAAGGACCCCACGACCAACTGGGAGGCCCTGCGCGACGGGCGGGTACCGGCCGACAGCCCGGCCCGGATGATGATGCAGCCGCGGGACAACGCCCTGTGGAAGGACGGCGAGGAGCACCTGCGGCTGCGCGGCGCCATCACCTCCGCCCTCGCGCGCGTCGACACCTACGCCGTGACCGACGCCGTCGCCCGCATCGCGGACCAGTTGGTCGACACGTTCTCCGCGGCCGGCGAAGCCGACCTGGTCGGCCAGTACGCGGACCCGCTGTCGATGCTCACCGTCATCGACCTCTTCAGCTGCCCGCCCGAACTGGGCGAACGGATCGTCCACGCCGTCACCCGGCTCTTCGCCGCCGGCCCCGACGCCGCCGACGCCAACGCCGACCTCGAATCCGCCTGCCTGGACCTCGTACGGCTCAAGCGCGACCGGCCGGGCCGCGACATCGTCACCTACCTCGTCCAGACCGGCCTCGGCGACGAGGAGCTGGTCCAGACCCTGCTCCTCGTCTTCGGCGCGGCCGCGCCCCCGGCCGGAAAGCACATCGCACGCGGCGTGCAGCGCTACCTCACCGACGAACGGTTCTCCGGCAGCGTCCACACCGGCATCCGGCCCGTCGCCGCCGCCCTCGAAGAGGTCCTGTGGGACGACCCGCCCGTCGCCAACTACTGCCCGCTGTACGCGCAGGGCACCCAGCGGATCGACCACGTGCTCGTGGAACCCGGCTACCCGATCCTGTGCAGCTTCGCCGCGGCCAACCGGGACCCCGAGCTGGCCGTCGCACCGGACGAGCGCGTCGGCAACCGGGCCCACCTCGCCTTCTCGGCCGGCCCCCATGCCTGTCCGGCCCCCGGACTGGCCCGCGTCATCTCCGAGACCGCCGTCGAACGCCTCCTGGACCGGCTCACCGGACTGAGCCTCGCCATCGACGCGGACCGGATCCCGCCCCTGCCCGGCACCTTCCTCGCCGGCCCCGCCGCCCTCCCCGTCCGCTTCCAGCCCCACGCCCCACTCGCCCCCGCCGGAAAGTGA
- a CDS encoding GTP-binding protein — protein MKILIAGHVGAGKTTLVHGLSQIRPVSTEEVMTEAGTATDHTDLPDKSTTTVAMDFGRLHLADDLVLYLFGAPGQERFFPILQDLAAGALGALVLVDTRRLRETYPILELIEKLGLPYTVAVNAFDGAPVHPPERLREVMDLDGPTALVICDARDPGSSRTALTVLIRHLLALMPESP, from the coding sequence GTGAAGATCCTGATCGCCGGGCACGTCGGGGCCGGGAAGACCACGCTGGTCCACGGGCTCTCCCAGATCCGGCCCGTCAGCACCGAAGAGGTGATGACGGAAGCGGGCACCGCAACCGACCACACCGATCTGCCGGACAAGTCCACCACGACCGTGGCGATGGACTTCGGCCGGCTGCACCTGGCCGACGACCTCGTCCTGTACCTCTTCGGCGCGCCCGGCCAGGAACGGTTCTTCCCCATCCTCCAGGACCTCGCGGCGGGCGCGCTCGGCGCACTCGTCCTCGTCGACACCCGGCGCCTGCGGGAGACCTATCCGATCCTCGAACTGATCGAGAAGCTCGGGCTGCCGTACACCGTGGCCGTCAACGCCTTCGACGGCGCGCCCGTCCACCCTCCGGAGCGCCTGCGCGAGGTGATGGACCTCGACGGTCCCACCGCCCTCGTCATCTGCGACGCACGCGATCCGGGCAGCTCGCGGACCGCGCTGACCGTTCTGATCCGCCATCTGCTCGCCCTCATGCCGGAGTCCCCCTGA
- a CDS encoding DUF742 domain-containing protein, with protein sequence MSPAGHGDDRLVRTYVITGGRSHACRNTLDHITLVTLSPSSGTLSHARLNPEQLRILAGLAGGSQSVAELGALLELPVSVLRILLADLMESGHITTRQRITAPATAKTRELLEDVLAGLQSL encoded by the coding sequence ATGAGCCCGGCAGGACATGGTGACGACCGGCTGGTGCGGACCTATGTGATCACCGGAGGGCGGTCGCACGCCTGCCGCAACACCCTCGACCACATCACCCTGGTCACCCTGTCCCCGTCGTCCGGCACCCTCTCCCACGCCCGACTCAACCCCGAACAGCTCCGGATCCTCGCGGGGCTCGCCGGCGGATCCCAGTCGGTGGCCGAACTCGGAGCACTCCTGGAACTGCCGGTGAGCGTGCTGCGCATCCTGCTCGCCGACCTCATGGAGAGCGGGCACATCACCACACGGCAACGCATCACCGCCCCCGCCACCGCCAAGACCCGCGAACTGCTGGAGGACGTTCTTGCCGGGCTTCAAAGCCTCTGA
- a CDS encoding roadblock/LC7 domain-containing protein — translation MTSSVRPDLSWIVDNLVQFPHARHAVVLSSDGLPMVASQDVEQDLADQISATASGLQSLSRNAARFVGDETTPWQQTMVSYRGGFLFIIAAGNGCFLVASADSDVDIAAFSYQMTDVVKRLGTELSVGPRQLRAEHG, via the coding sequence GTGACCAGCAGCGTCCGACCCGACCTCAGCTGGATCGTCGACAACCTCGTCCAGTTCCCGCACGCCCGTCACGCGGTCGTCCTGTCCTCCGACGGACTGCCGATGGTGGCTTCCCAGGACGTCGAGCAGGACCTGGCCGACCAGATCTCCGCGACCGCCTCGGGGCTCCAGTCGCTCAGCCGCAACGCCGCGCGGTTCGTCGGCGACGAGACGACGCCCTGGCAGCAGACCATGGTCAGCTACCGCGGCGGGTTCCTGTTCATCATCGCCGCCGGCAACGGCTGCTTCCTCGTCGCGTCCGCCGACAGCGACGTCGACATCGCCGCCTTCTCCTATCAGATGACCGACGTGGTCAAACGCCTGGGCACCGAACTCAGTGTCGGGCCGAGGCAGCTCCGCGCCGAACACGGATGA
- a CDS encoding ATP-binding protein, which yields MNPLMQDVLLWAPSVAAAAAGSVAIRYRVKASRSARAAAEADRRAAVLEAEAAHLAATRLPRHLLAQESRADAATPSEGPLHAELGGTATDTAYLSVLEQMSRLIAEQTERSEGAARVAVRAATRSVQSLGYELQVAITQLLDTRHDDRLLELIQPIDHATSQLLRRLQLLSVLTGSWPGRRRDDTALLDAVRGGMSRIRDFRRVQVPATCEFHVSGRIVEALVLVLAELMDNAARQSAPTTPVEVTILEAHRGVSIQIHDAGPGMAVEVRHKADRRLSGREPFRFTEIDNPAAFGHAGVGDLASRYGFHVSIDEEYSRHGGTRAVVFVPRDLLVDAPATPAPEPATRSTPAPAGTDAGNAAEPARSYPVAEDGLPMRRRVAPQRAESTLPTTEPPPRDAGQALAAFARITRAHAPAQPSAPKEPTS from the coding sequence ATGAACCCGCTCATGCAGGACGTGCTGCTGTGGGCTCCGTCCGTCGCCGCTGCCGCCGCGGGAAGCGTCGCGATCCGGTACCGCGTCAAGGCGAGCCGCTCCGCCAGAGCCGCCGCCGAGGCCGACCGCCGAGCCGCCGTTCTCGAGGCGGAGGCCGCACACCTGGCCGCGACCCGGTTGCCCCGGCACCTGCTCGCGCAGGAGAGCCGAGCGGACGCCGCCACACCGTCCGAGGGACCGCTGCACGCCGAACTGGGCGGCACCGCCACCGACACGGCGTACCTGTCGGTCCTGGAGCAGATGAGCAGGCTGATCGCGGAGCAGACCGAGCGGTCGGAGGGCGCGGCACGGGTCGCCGTACGCGCGGCCACGCGCTCGGTGCAGTCCCTGGGCTACGAACTCCAGGTGGCCATCACCCAGTTGCTGGACACCCGGCACGACGACAGGCTCCTGGAACTGATCCAGCCCATCGACCACGCAACCAGCCAACTGCTGCGCCGCCTGCAGCTCTTGAGTGTGCTGACCGGAAGCTGGCCCGGCCGCCGCCGTGACGACACGGCGCTGCTGGACGCGGTACGCGGAGGCATGTCGCGCATCCGCGACTTCCGCCGGGTCCAGGTCCCCGCCACCTGCGAGTTCCACGTCTCGGGCCGGATCGTCGAGGCCCTGGTGCTGGTGCTGGCCGAGCTGATGGACAACGCGGCCCGCCAGAGCGCGCCGACGACACCGGTCGAGGTGACCATCCTGGAGGCGCACCGCGGAGTGAGCATCCAGATCCACGACGCCGGACCGGGCATGGCCGTCGAGGTGCGGCACAAGGCCGACCGGCGGCTGTCCGGCCGCGAACCCTTCCGGTTCACCGAGATCGACAACCCGGCCGCCTTCGGACACGCGGGCGTCGGCGACCTGGCCTCCCGGTACGGCTTCCACGTCAGCATCGACGAGGAGTACTCCCGCCACGGCGGAACCCGGGCCGTGGTCTTCGTACCCCGCGACCTCCTCGTCGACGCACCGGCCACCCCCGCCCCGGAGCCCGCCACGCGGAGCACGCCCGCTCCCGCCGGCACGGACGCCGGGAACGCCGCCGAGCCGGCGCGCTCGTACCCCGTGGCGGAGGACGGACTGCCGATGCGCCGCCGGGTCGCGCCGCAGCGGGCGGAGAGCACCCTGCCCACGACCGAACCCCCGCCGCGTGACGCCGGCCAGGCCCTGGCCGCGTTCGCCCGCATCACCCGCGCCCACGCCCCCGCCCAGCCCTCCGCACCCAAGGAGCCGACCTCGTGA
- the gcvH gene encoding glycine cleavage system protein GcvH: MANVPTDLRYTEDHEWARTASDTVRIGITDYAQKQLGDIVYVELPKKGDRFEATEPFGSVESVKAVTELYMPVTGTVTAVNEMLNDSPEDVNTDAYGDGWLIEVKVADRAQLDGLLDAKKYQAYCEAEAAG, translated from the coding sequence ATGGCGAACGTCCCGACAGATCTCCGCTACACCGAGGACCACGAGTGGGCACGGACCGCGAGTGACACCGTGCGTATCGGTATCACCGACTACGCCCAGAAGCAGCTCGGCGACATCGTGTACGTCGAGCTGCCGAAGAAGGGCGACAGGTTCGAGGCGACGGAACCGTTCGGCAGCGTGGAGTCGGTGAAGGCGGTGACCGAGCTCTACATGCCGGTGACCGGCACGGTGACCGCCGTGAACGAGATGCTGAACGATTCGCCGGAGGACGTCAACACCGACGCGTACGGCGACGGATGGTTGATCGAGGTCAAGGTGGCCGACAGGGCCCAGCTCGACGGTCTGCTCGACGCCAAGAAGTACCAGGCCTACTGCGAGGCGGAGGCCGCCGGGTAA
- a CDS encoding ATP-grasp domain-containing protein: MTDQLTAARPDPGPDPGPGPEPEPESVAEPVVDRVADRPHLLLVGGRDSGFASLAELDIRITLVQERAGLTPLQTERADTLIVHDRLGPALAESTAVFLHEHGEAPFDGVLSFAEQHLLTAARIGERLGLAHNPLPAVRDSRDKLRMRALLDEHGLRSVPYRACGSLADAVRFQAGSGAPVVLKPAAGSGSRGVRLAEGPDGLAAAWEHASAGGGAVIAEEYVPGQEVSVETLTLDGRHEVLAVTEKATTGSPAFVETGHRLPAPLGPAVHEAVTSATTAVLDALGQRWGPAHTEFRIREDGTPVVIETQTRFGGDQIWQMVELVTGVRLAAATAAAMLGASGPTKSHPRAPAAAIRFFAHENTVVRAVGAVEAARALPGVVSVRITAHEGQKLGRLEGSGSRQGYVLATGADGREAAERAEAAHEAVGFVVGD; the protein is encoded by the coding sequence ATGACGGACCAGCTGACGGCGGCGCGCCCCGACCCCGGCCCCGACCCCGGCCCCGGCCCCGAGCCCGAGCCCGAGTCCGTGGCCGAGCCCGTCGTCGACCGCGTCGCGGATCGCCCCCATCTGCTGCTCGTCGGCGGACGGGACTCGGGTTTCGCGTCCCTGGCCGAGCTGGACATCCGCATCACCCTCGTGCAGGAGCGCGCCGGGCTCACCCCGCTCCAGACCGAACGGGCCGACACCCTGATCGTTCACGACCGGCTCGGCCCCGCTCTGGCGGAGTCCACGGCGGTCTTCCTCCACGAGCACGGGGAGGCTCCCTTCGACGGGGTGCTGTCCTTCGCGGAACAGCATCTGCTCACCGCGGCCCGCATCGGTGAGCGGCTCGGGCTCGCGCACAACCCGTTGCCCGCGGTGCGTGACAGCCGCGACAAACTTCGCATGCGTGCCCTGCTGGACGAGCACGGGCTGCGCAGCGTCCCGTACCGCGCCTGCGGCTCTCTGGCGGATGCGGTGCGCTTCCAGGCCGGGTCGGGCGCCCCGGTCGTGCTCAAGCCCGCGGCCGGCTCCGGCAGCCGCGGTGTCCGCCTGGCCGAGGGACCCGACGGGCTGGCCGCCGCCTGGGAGCACGCCTCGGCCGGGGGCGGCGCGGTCATCGCCGAGGAGTACGTGCCCGGGCAGGAGGTCAGCGTCGAGACGCTCACTCTCGACGGCAGGCACGAGGTCCTGGCGGTCACCGAGAAGGCCACCACCGGATCGCCCGCGTTCGTCGAAACCGGTCACCGGCTGCCGGCGCCGCTCGGCCCTGCCGTCCACGAGGCGGTGACGTCGGCGACCACGGCCGTGCTCGACGCCCTGGGCCAGCGGTGGGGGCCCGCGCACACCGAGTTCAGAATCCGTGAGGACGGCACCCCGGTCGTCATCGAGACCCAGACCCGCTTCGGCGGCGACCAGATCTGGCAGATGGTGGAGCTGGTGACGGGCGTGCGTCTCGCGGCGGCCACGGCCGCCGCGATGCTGGGTGCCTCGGGCCCCACCAAGTCGCACCCCCGGGCCCCTGCCGCCGCGATCCGCTTCTTCGCCCACGAGAACACCGTCGTCCGCGCCGTCGGCGCAGTGGAGGCGGCCCGCGCGCTGCCGGGAGTGGTGAGCGTGCGGATCACCGCGCACGAGGGCCAGAAGCTCGGCCGGCTCGAGGGTTCCGGCAGCCGACAGGGGTACGTGCTGGCGACCGGAGCCGACGGCCGGGAGGCCGCCGAGCGGGCGGAGGCCGCCCACGAGGCGGTCGGCTTCGTGGTGGGTGACTGA
- a CDS encoding FUSC family protein: MRTPGRISAARAGEWLRSRDPELAATRRACRTALVMPALFALCSQVFHSRVMASYAAFASFSMLLLVEFTGPMVQRLRAHLSLAVAWAVLICLGTAAAPRMWLAVVVTVVVGFLVLFSGVVSSVLAGSATALLLAFILPVTTPAPLSQLPDRLAGAGLAAAAATLAICLLWPRPAGDPVAPPAARVCRAAAEQLRTEAAYLDGGSAAPDVARCRAAADGTEAAAADLRRAFDATPYRPTGLSATSRALVRLVDELTWLHGILNDTADYSDGLPRRDVTARAARRAAADVLDAAAGLLGDLRADTSGLRSSAAALRSALDRMEDSSTTRLPAARPGTVAEVYGFLTALDLSFRAHELGFAVLQIAANVQEAAAAEQRSWPERLLGLEPDDPTGPLAAAAARAKAHLERHSLWLHNSLRGAVGLGIAVALADVTSVQHSFWVLLGTLSVLRSNALNTGQNAVRAIMGTVVGSVVGAGLLRLIGHHGTVLWFLLPLAVLLTGIAPAVISFAAGQAAFTVTLVVLFNIDQNPDWHIVLLRIEDIALGCGVSVLVALFFWPRGAAAAVDHALADAYTDSARYLTSTVEYAVGSASGPIGPEQALRAGQEAAASARRLDDAFRNYLAERGSKPLPLADMTTLVTGVVGLRLAADAVLSLWRHADDPRPGAERAEDRHTLLAATTRVTGWFTALAATLEDHTALPDPVESDPALATRLADAIFRAMHGDQARAATAVRLIWTRDHLDAARRLQPSLAAAVTGRAGERSPAQAAADH; this comes from the coding sequence ATGCGAACACCGGGTCGGATCAGCGCGGCGCGGGCAGGGGAGTGGCTGCGCTCCCGTGACCCCGAACTGGCGGCGACGCGGCGGGCCTGCCGGACGGCGCTGGTCATGCCGGCCCTGTTCGCGCTCTGTTCCCAGGTCTTCCACTCGCGTGTCATGGCGAGCTACGCCGCCTTCGCGTCGTTCTCGATGCTGCTGCTCGTGGAGTTCACCGGCCCCATGGTGCAGCGCCTGCGCGCACACCTGAGCCTGGCCGTGGCATGGGCCGTGCTGATCTGCCTGGGGACGGCGGCGGCACCCCGGATGTGGCTCGCCGTCGTCGTGACCGTCGTGGTCGGCTTCCTGGTGCTGTTCAGCGGTGTCGTCAGCTCGGTCCTCGCCGGGTCGGCCACCGCGCTGCTGCTGGCGTTCATCCTGCCGGTGACCACGCCGGCCCCGCTGTCGCAGCTGCCCGACCGACTCGCCGGGGCGGGTCTCGCGGCCGCGGCCGCCACGCTCGCGATCTGCCTGCTGTGGCCGCGTCCGGCCGGTGATCCCGTCGCGCCGCCCGCGGCCCGCGTCTGCCGTGCGGCCGCCGAACAGCTGCGCACGGAGGCCGCCTACCTGGACGGGGGCTCCGCAGCCCCCGACGTGGCCCGGTGCAGGGCCGCCGCCGACGGGACCGAGGCCGCCGCGGCCGACCTGCGGCGCGCTTTCGACGCCACTCCCTACCGGCCCACCGGGCTGTCGGCGACCTCCCGGGCCCTGGTACGCCTGGTCGACGAACTCACCTGGCTGCACGGCATCCTGAACGACACGGCCGACTACAGCGACGGCCTTCCGCGGCGCGACGTGACCGCCCGGGCCGCGCGCCGCGCGGCGGCCGACGTCCTCGACGCGGCCGCCGGCCTTCTCGGCGACCTGCGCGCGGACACGTCCGGCCTGCGTTCCTCGGCTGCCGCGCTGCGCTCGGCTCTGGACCGTATGGAGGACAGCTCCACCACCCGTCTGCCCGCCGCCCGCCCGGGCACCGTGGCGGAGGTCTACGGATTCCTGACCGCGCTGGACCTGTCCTTCCGCGCCCACGAGCTGGGCTTCGCGGTGCTGCAGATCGCGGCCAACGTCCAGGAGGCCGCGGCCGCCGAACAACGCAGCTGGCCCGAACGGCTCCTGGGCCTCGAACCGGACGACCCGACCGGACCTCTGGCCGCCGCCGCGGCCCGGGCCAAGGCCCACCTGGAGCGTCACTCGCTGTGGCTGCACAACAGTCTCCGCGGCGCGGTCGGCCTGGGAATCGCGGTCGCCCTCGCCGACGTGACAAGCGTTCAGCACTCCTTCTGGGTGCTGCTGGGCACCCTGTCGGTGCTGCGGTCCAACGCTCTCAACACGGGCCAGAACGCCGTACGGGCCATCATGGGAACCGTCGTCGGATCCGTCGTCGGCGCCGGGCTGCTGCGGCTGATCGGACATCACGGGACCGTGCTGTGGTTCCTGCTGCCGCTCGCCGTCCTGCTCACCGGAATCGCCCCTGCCGTCATCTCCTTCGCGGCCGGCCAGGCCGCCTTCACCGTCACCCTGGTCGTGCTGTTCAACATCGACCAGAACCCGGACTGGCACATCGTGCTCCTGCGCATCGAGGACATCGCCCTCGGCTGCGGGGTGAGCGTTCTCGTGGCCCTGTTCTTCTGGCCGCGCGGCGCCGCGGCCGCCGTCGACCACGCCCTGGCCGACGCCTACACCGACAGTGCCCGCTACCTCACGTCCACGGTGGAGTACGCCGTCGGCTCCGCCTCCGGACCCATCGGCCCCGAGCAGGCGCTGCGGGCCGGCCAGGAGGCCGCCGCGTCCGCGCGCCGGCTCGACGACGCCTTCCGCAACTACCTGGCCGAACGGGGCTCCAAACCGCTGCCCCTGGCAGACATGACCACGCTCGTCACCGGCGTGGTCGGACTGCGGCTCGCCGCCGACGCCGTCCTGTCCCTGTGGCGGCACGCGGATGACCCGCGCCCCGGCGCGGAGCGGGCCGAGGACCGCCACACGCTGCTGGCCGCGACCACCCGCGTGACCGGCTGGTTCACCGCGCTCGCCGCCACCCTGGAGGACCACACCGCCCTGCCGGATCCGGTCGAGAGCGATCCGGCCCTGGCCACCCGCCTGGCCGACGCCATCTTCCGCGCGATGCACGGCGACCAGGCGCGGGCCGCCACGGCCGTCCGCCTGATCTGGACCCGCGACCACCTCGACGCCGCACGCCGCCTCCAGCCGAGCCTCGCCGCGGCGGTGACCGGCCGGGCCGGCGAGCGATCGCCCGCGCAGGCAGCCGCCGATCACTGA
- a CDS encoding YbhB/YbcL family Raf kinase inhibitor-like protein: MSVDVKEMNMPHPFDPYSVLPPVPRFTLRSTDIADGETLDAAQCSGLFGGPGQDRSPQLSWEGYPEDTRSFAVTCYDPDAPTASGFWHWAVYDIPASVNELPADAGAVGGKNLPAGAKTLANDAGERGYLGAAPPPGHGAHRYIFVVHALDVPTLDIAPDATPAWLGFQLLAHSLARATLTPVFATPA, translated from the coding sequence ATGTCCGTCGACGTCAAGGAGATGAACATGCCTCACCCCTTCGATCCCTACAGCGTTCTGCCGCCGGTGCCGCGGTTCACGCTGCGCAGCACCGACATCGCCGACGGAGAGACCCTGGACGCCGCCCAGTGCAGCGGCCTGTTCGGCGGCCCCGGGCAGGACCGCTCCCCGCAGCTGTCCTGGGAGGGTTATCCGGAGGACACCCGGAGCTTCGCGGTGACCTGCTACGACCCGGACGCGCCGACGGCCAGCGGCTTCTGGCACTGGGCGGTGTACGACATCCCCGCATCCGTGAACGAGCTGCCCGCGGACGCCGGCGCCGTCGGCGGGAAGAACCTTCCGGCAGGCGCCAAGACGCTGGCCAACGACGCGGGTGAGCGGGGCTACCTGGGCGCCGCGCCCCCGCCCGGGCACGGCGCCCACCGCTACATCTTCGTCGTGCACGCGCTGGACGTCCCCACGCTCGACATCGCGCCGGACGCCACCCCCGCCTGGCTCGGTTTCCAGCTCCTGGCTCACAGCCTGGCGCGGGCCACGCTGACGCCGGTCTTCGCGACACCGGCGTGA